Proteins from a single region of Gordonia hongkongensis:
- a CDS encoding ABC transporter permease — MTALHSPLARFIIVRLLYTVAVLLGVIVAVFFLMQVVPGDPVRIALGTRYTPESYEALRSASGLDQPLASQLVNYVGTAFTGDLGVSFRNSEPVTTMLFDRLPATITLATAAIVVALLIAVPLGFWAALREGRLADNVIRVVSQFGISVPDFWMGILLIGLFSTALGWLPSAGYQPFADDPLGWLEHLVLPAITVGVVTGAIMTRYVRSSVLDVVNAPFVTTAESKGLSTRRVLLDHVGRNALVPVLTISGIQFAGLLGGVIVVEVVFAWPGLGLLVYDSVAARDYPVLQGAILLIAVIFLVVNLVVDILYAVIDPRIRLS, encoded by the coding sequence ATGACCGCATTGCACTCGCCGCTGGCGCGCTTCATCATCGTGCGGCTGCTCTACACGGTCGCGGTGTTGCTCGGCGTGATCGTCGCGGTGTTCTTCCTGATGCAGGTCGTGCCCGGTGATCCCGTCCGCATCGCACTCGGCACCCGCTACACCCCGGAATCGTATGAGGCGCTGCGCAGCGCCTCCGGACTCGACCAGCCGCTCGCATCACAGCTGGTGAACTATGTCGGCACTGCCTTCACCGGCGACCTGGGCGTCAGCTTCCGCAACAGCGAACCGGTCACGACGATGCTCTTCGATCGGCTTCCCGCCACCATCACACTCGCGACCGCGGCGATCGTCGTCGCATTGCTCATCGCCGTCCCTCTCGGTTTCTGGGCGGCACTGCGGGAAGGTCGGTTGGCCGACAACGTCATTCGCGTGGTGAGCCAGTTCGGGATCTCCGTGCCCGACTTCTGGATGGGCATCCTGCTGATCGGTCTCTTCTCCACCGCGCTCGGCTGGTTACCATCGGCCGGGTACCAACCCTTCGCCGACGACCCACTCGGTTGGCTCGAACACCTCGTGCTGCCGGCGATCACGGTCGGGGTGGTGACCGGGGCGATCATGACGCGCTACGTGCGCTCGTCGGTGCTCGACGTGGTGAACGCACCCTTCGTGACGACGGCCGAATCGAAAGGGCTGAGCACCAGGCGTGTTCTGCTCGATCACGTCGGACGGAACGCGCTCGTACCCGTGCTGACCATCTCCGGTATCCAGTTCGCCGGTCTGCTCGGCGGTGTCATCGTCGTGGAGGTCGTGTTCGCCTGGCCCGGACTGGGTCTGCTGGTCTACGACTCGGTCGCCGCGCGCGACTACCCGGTTCTCCAGGGTGCGATCCTGCTCATCGCGGTGATCTTCCTGGTCGTCAACCTCGTCGTCGACATCCTCTACGCCGTCATCGATCCCAGGATCCGACTGTCATGA
- a CDS encoding dipeptide ABC transporter ATP-binding protein, translating to MTLTSPDPPEPGTGVDDESAGAPSTDSAWRLLLRNRTSVIGLVIIAVVLVCAVFGPLIAPYGANEIDVPNALQAPSWSHLFGTDDLGRDVFSRVVLAASVSMRVAVIAVAISLTVGVILSMVAGFAGGVLDTALMRIVDVVFSFPVLLLALAIVAILGPGVTSAMIAIGVVYIPIFARVARADTLRVRQTQYVQASRTMGVGTSAILMRHVLPNISGPVIVQTSISLAFAILSEAALSFLGLGVQPPDPSWGRMLFDAQGFITTAWWMGVFPGLAILVTVFAFNLVGDGVRDVLDPRQRTLLRNRGYERKSPTVTTPSTAKHVDSDGTVLRVEDLVVGVGPREIVHGISFSVAPGETLGIVGESGSGKSLSVLSATGLFDAPSAYVRGSARLGDTEIVGATPAKLRALHGSRVGFVFQDPSSSLNPLLTVEQQLTEGPRRHLGLTRGEARERALTLLRDVNLPDPESRLRAYPHQLSGGQRQRVIIAIALACDPELLIADEATTALDVTTQAQIIDLVAKLQRERGMAVVWISHDLGVIGRIADRVMVLRSGRIVESNDVTTLFDDPQDEYSRTLLDSRPLLSKVTERGGASPLQKRVDDEPLLSVTGLGVDYVVRGPSGRRVVHAADGVDLQVARGRTLGIVGESGSGKSTVAGVITGLITSAQGTTVRGSVTVTLDGRRVEAIGARGADEALLRRRVAMVFQDPAASLDPRMTVAASIAEPLRTHGLTDGRDGTRSRAEELLADVSLDASYLDRYPHEMSGGQRQRVSIARALASDPEVLILDESTASLDVSVQASVLDLLAELQRQKGLTYLFIAHDLAVVEQISDTVAVMQDGKVVESGPASTILHDPATDYTRALLAAIPPEVPQRA from the coding sequence ATGACCCTCACCTCACCCGACCCGCCGGAACCCGGTACCGGAGTCGACGATGAATCGGCCGGAGCTCCGTCGACCGATTCGGCCTGGCGATTGCTGCTACGCAACCGCACCTCGGTGATCGGGCTGGTCATCATCGCGGTCGTCCTCGTGTGCGCGGTGTTCGGTCCGCTCATCGCGCCCTACGGCGCCAACGAGATCGACGTCCCGAATGCGCTGCAGGCACCCAGCTGGTCCCATCTCTTCGGGACCGACGACCTGGGTCGCGACGTCTTCTCCCGGGTGGTGCTCGCCGCGTCGGTGAGCATGCGCGTGGCGGTCATCGCAGTGGCGATCTCCCTCACCGTCGGCGTGATCCTCAGTATGGTCGCCGGTTTCGCCGGTGGCGTCCTCGACACCGCGCTCATGCGGATCGTCGATGTGGTCTTCTCCTTCCCGGTACTGCTGCTCGCGCTCGCCATCGTCGCCATCCTGGGACCGGGAGTCACCTCGGCGATGATCGCAATCGGCGTCGTCTACATACCGATCTTCGCCCGGGTGGCGCGCGCCGACACCCTGCGTGTGCGACAGACCCAGTACGTCCAGGCATCGCGGACCATGGGTGTGGGGACATCGGCCATCCTCATGCGGCATGTGCTGCCCAACATCTCGGGTCCGGTCATCGTCCAGACCTCCATCTCGCTCGCGTTCGCGATCCTGTCGGAGGCGGCGCTGTCGTTCCTCGGTCTCGGCGTCCAGCCACCGGACCCGTCGTGGGGCCGGATGCTCTTCGACGCACAGGGGTTCATCACCACCGCCTGGTGGATGGGTGTGTTCCCCGGTCTGGCGATCCTCGTGACGGTCTTCGCATTCAACCTCGTCGGCGACGGCGTACGCGATGTGCTCGACCCGCGCCAGCGCACGCTGCTGCGCAACCGCGGGTACGAACGCAAGTCGCCGACGGTAACCACACCGTCGACCGCGAAACACGTCGACTCCGACGGAACGGTGCTGCGCGTGGAGGACCTCGTCGTCGGTGTCGGTCCGCGAGAGATCGTGCACGGCATCAGTTTCTCGGTCGCGCCGGGTGAGACGCTCGGGATCGTCGGGGAGAGCGGATCGGGCAAATCACTGAGCGTGTTGTCGGCCACCGGGCTCTTCGACGCGCCCAGCGCGTACGTCCGCGGGTCGGCCCGCCTCGGCGACACCGAAATCGTCGGCGCCACACCGGCGAAACTGCGGGCGCTGCACGGTTCGCGTGTCGGCTTCGTCTTCCAGGACCCGTCGTCGAGCCTCAATCCCCTGCTCACCGTCGAACAGCAACTGACCGAGGGGCCGCGCCGGCATCTCGGGCTCACGCGGGGCGAGGCACGCGAACGGGCCCTTACCCTGCTGCGCGACGTGAACCTGCCCGACCCCGAAAGCCGTTTGCGCGCATACCCGCATCAGTTGTCCGGCGGCCAACGGCAGCGCGTCATTATCGCGATCGCATTGGCCTGCGACCCGGAACTGCTCATCGCCGACGAGGCCACCACCGCACTCGACGTGACCACGCAGGCACAGATCATCGACCTCGTCGCGAAACTCCAGCGCGAACGCGGTATGGCGGTGGTGTGGATCAGCCACGACCTCGGCGTCATCGGACGGATCGCCGACCGGGTGATGGTGCTGCGATCCGGCCGGATCGTCGAGAGCAATGACGTCACAACGCTGTTCGACGACCCGCAGGACGAGTACAGCCGCACGCTGCTCGACTCACGCCCGCTGCTGAGCAAGGTCACCGAACGTGGTGGCGCGTCGCCCCTTCAGAAGCGAGTCGACGACGAGCCTCTCCTGAGTGTCACCGGGCTGGGCGTCGACTATGTGGTCCGCGGCCCGTCGGGGCGCCGGGTGGTGCACGCCGCCGACGGGGTCGACCTGCAGGTCGCTCGTGGCCGGACGCTCGGGATCGTCGGCGAATCGGGATCGGGGAAGTCGACCGTGGCCGGCGTCATCACCGGCCTCATCACGTCCGCCCAGGGCACGACGGTGCGGGGCAGCGTGACCGTCACCCTCGACGGCCGGCGGGTCGAGGCCATCGGGGCACGCGGTGCCGACGAGGCCCTGCTCCGACGCCGCGTCGCCATGGTGTTCCAGGACCCGGCCGCCTCGCTCGATCCGCGGATGACGGTGGCGGCGTCGATCGCCGAACCGCTGCGGACGCACGGCCTCACCGACGGCCGGGACGGCACGCGGAGTCGTGCCGAAGAGTTGCTCGCCGACGTCAGCCTCGACGCGTCATACCTCGACCGCTATCCGCACGAGATGTCCGGCGGCCAGCGGCAGCGGGTGAGCATCGCCCGCGCGCTGGCGTCCGACCCGGAGGTCCTGATCCTGGACGAGTCGACGGCGTCGCTCGACGTGTCGGTGCAGGCCAGCGTCCTCGACCTGCTCGCCGAGCTCCAGCGTCAGAAGGGGCTGACGTACCTGTTCATCGCGCACGACCTGGCCGTCGTCGAGCAGATCAGCGACACCGTCGCGGTGATGCAGGACGGGAAGGTCGTGGAGAGTGGACCGGCGTCGACCATCCTCCACGACCCCGCGACCGACTACACCCGCGCGTTGCTCGCGGCCATCCCGCCGGAGGTCCCGCAGCGGGCCTGA
- a CDS encoding MMPL family transporter: MPTAAAQIPTLRATVTDIRELIGPLRTTLGALLPQVGEITDFLDEVSGAYSAGSPAAGGFFLPSQALESPLFQSGIPYYFSDDGKATRMIVTPQREGFSRDAMDVSAEVIPTSLAAIKNTSLAGSTVSIGGPGGTLLNIESFAHEDFIAIVVAAFAFVFCVVLFLLRSLVAALAVIGTVGLSYLSAMGVSVFLWQGLIGNPLHWSVAPIAFTFLVAVGADYNMLLVSRFREEYGAGGGTGLIRAMVGTGSVVTQAGLTFGITMLAMLASYAHNVAQIGTTVAIGLLIDTLLVRTLVMPAIARLSGRWFWWPTPFVSLPARGADRATTTIADDRPLAEMRS; this comes from the coding sequence TTGCCCACCGCCGCCGCGCAGATCCCGACGCTGCGCGCCACGGTCACCGACATCCGCGAGCTGATCGGCCCCTTGCGCACGACACTGGGTGCACTGCTCCCGCAGGTCGGCGAGATCACCGACTTCCTCGACGAGGTCAGCGGGGCGTACTCGGCGGGCAGTCCCGCGGCCGGCGGGTTCTTCCTGCCCAGCCAGGCGCTGGAGAGTCCGCTCTTCCAGAGCGGCATCCCGTACTACTTCTCCGACGACGGCAAGGCGACGCGGATGATCGTCACCCCGCAGCGCGAAGGTTTCAGCCGCGACGCGATGGACGTGAGCGCGGAGGTGATCCCGACGTCACTCGCGGCGATCAAGAACACATCGCTCGCCGGATCGACCGTCAGCATCGGCGGGCCGGGCGGCACGCTCCTCAACATCGAGTCGTTCGCGCACGAGGACTTCATCGCGATCGTCGTCGCCGCCTTCGCCTTCGTGTTCTGCGTCGTCCTGTTCCTGCTGCGCAGTCTCGTCGCGGCACTCGCCGTGATCGGGACCGTCGGGCTTTCCTATCTGTCCGCGATGGGTGTCTCGGTGTTTCTGTGGCAGGGCCTCATCGGCAATCCACTGCACTGGTCGGTCGCACCCATCGCGTTCACCTTCCTGGTGGCGGTGGGCGCCGACTACAACATGCTGTTGGTCAGTCGTTTTCGAGAGGAGTACGGGGCGGGTGGCGGCACCGGCCTGATCCGCGCGATGGTCGGTACGGGCAGCGTGGTCACCCAGGCCGGACTCACCTTCGGGATCACGATGCTGGCCATGCTCGCCAGCTACGCCCACAACGTCGCGCAGATCGGCACGACCGTGGCGATCGGACTGCTGATCGACACCCTTCTCGTCCGCACACTGGTGATGCCGGCGATCGCGCGACTGTCCGGTCGCTGGTTCTGGTGGCCGACGCCGTTCGTGTCGCTACCCGCGCGAGGAGCGGATCGGGCCACGACGACCATCGCCGATGACCGTCCCCTCGCCGAGATGCGCTCATAG
- a CDS encoding TIGR03619 family F420-dependent LLM class oxidoreductase: MRFTYAEAMTDPSYYAPLAQAAEAAGYAGFTIPDSLAYPEESDAKYPYTPDGNREFLDGKAFIETFIQAAALGAVTSTIRFTPFVVKLPVRPPALVAKQASSVAYLTNNRFAMGVGTSPWPEDYDFMGVDFKRRGKRMDECMDIIRGLTTGEYFEFHGEFYDIPKIKMTPAPTEPIPLLVGGHADAALRRAVIRGDGWMHGGGPPEELETLLDRINEIRKAEGKTNDPFEIHVISMDAYTVDGCKRLEDKGITDVIVGFRLPYVMGDDTEPLQTKIDHLNWYADNVIAKVNS, translated from the coding sequence ATGCGGTTCACGTATGCCGAGGCCATGACCGATCCGTCGTACTACGCGCCGCTCGCGCAGGCCGCCGAAGCCGCGGGGTACGCCGGCTTCACCATTCCCGACTCGCTGGCCTATCCGGAGGAATCGGACGCGAAGTATCCGTACACCCCCGACGGCAATCGCGAGTTCCTCGACGGCAAGGCGTTCATCGAGACCTTCATCCAGGCCGCGGCGCTCGGCGCGGTCACCTCGACCATCCGTTTCACACCCTTCGTGGTGAAGCTGCCGGTCCGCCCGCCCGCGCTGGTCGCCAAGCAGGCCAGCTCGGTGGCGTACCTGACGAACAACCGCTTCGCGATGGGCGTCGGCACGAGTCCGTGGCCCGAGGACTACGACTTCATGGGCGTGGACTTCAAGCGCCGCGGCAAGCGGATGGACGAGTGCATGGACATCATCCGCGGCCTGACCACCGGCGAGTACTTCGAGTTCCACGGCGAGTTCTACGACATCCCCAAGATCAAGATGACGCCCGCGCCCACCGAACCCATCCCGCTACTCGTGGGCGGCCACGCCGACGCCGCGCTGCGTCGTGCGGTCATCCGCGGTGACGGCTGGATGCACGGTGGCGGTCCGCCCGAGGAGCTCGAGACTCTGCTGGACCGGATCAACGAGATCCGCAAGGCCGAGGGAAAGACCAACGATCCGTTCGAGATCCACGTGATCTCCATGGACGCCTACACCGTCGACGGATGTAAGCGGCTGGAAGACAAAGGGATCACTGACGTGATCGTCGGCTTCCGGCTGCCGTATGTCATGGGCGACGACACCGAGCCGCTGCAGACCAAGATCGACCATCTGAACTGGTACGCCGACAACGTGATCGCGAAGGTCAACAGCTGA
- a CDS encoding aldo/keto reductase, which yields MDIPSVELSNGTSIPLVGLGTYNMLGRPAVSAVSSAIKSGYRLLDTAPRYSNELSVGMGLHGTGVPREEIVVQTKLSGGDQGFDEAINAAKESARRLGVAHIDVYLIHWPCPSLGRTVDSWKALLTLADEGYVRTPGVSNFKHHHLQMLFDETGRWPVLNQIQCSPSLPRTELREFMSDKGIHAQAWHPTGRKEGLLADPVILRIARKYGKSPTQIALRWSVQNGISVVPKSSHTGRQVENADLFDFALDPADLAELATLDRGERAARDSDVDEEF from the coding sequence GTGGACATCCCCTCGGTCGAGCTCAGCAACGGCACCTCGATCCCCCTGGTGGGGCTCGGCACCTACAACATGCTCGGCCGGCCGGCTGTCAGCGCCGTCAGCTCGGCGATCAAGTCCGGTTACCGCCTCCTCGACACCGCGCCCCGGTACAGCAACGAGCTGAGTGTCGGGATGGGCCTGCACGGGACCGGCGTCCCGCGCGAGGAGATCGTCGTGCAGACCAAGTTGAGCGGCGGTGACCAGGGTTTCGACGAGGCGATCAACGCCGCCAAGGAGAGCGCTCGCCGGCTCGGTGTCGCGCATATCGACGTGTACCTCATCCACTGGCCGTGCCCCAGCCTGGGCCGCACCGTCGACTCCTGGAAAGCGCTGCTCACGCTCGCCGACGAGGGATACGTCCGCACACCCGGCGTCTCGAACTTCAAACATCACCACCTGCAGATGCTCTTCGACGAGACGGGACGCTGGCCGGTTCTGAATCAAATCCAGTGCTCTCCCTCACTGCCACGGACCGAATTGCGGGAGTTCATGTCCGACAAGGGTATTCATGCTCAGGCGTGGCATCCGACCGGCCGCAAGGAAGGCCTGCTCGCCGACCCGGTCATCCTCCGGATCGCGCGCAAGTACGGCAAGTCGCCGACGCAGATCGCGTTGCGCTGGTCGGTGCAGAACGGCATCAGCGTCGTCCCGAAGTCGTCGCACACCGGCCGTCAGGTGGAGAACGCCGACCTGTTCGACTTCGCTCTCGACCCCGCCGACCTGGCCGAACTCGCCACCCTCGACCGCGGCGAGCGCGCCGCCCGTGACTCCGACGTCGACGAGGAGTTCTGA
- a CDS encoding phytoene desaturase family protein → MSTGDDASYDDIVVGAGHNGLTAAAYLARAGRRVLVLEKADHVGGATVSATPFAGLSARLSRYSYLVSLMPSQIITDLDLDVTLIRRRYSSYTPLPSDPARGILVDNLDDDATAASFRRVTGSDLGFTAWQSFYRRLGVVADRVFPTMTQPLRTAADMHDLVVGPDKSTTDTSTAELWEALTTLPLGTLLRQYFDDDLIRGIAATDGLIGTFADLDDPSLRQNICFLYHVIGGGTGDWDVPVGGMGAVSGALYQAATSAGAEIRTGVEITRVDPGDGTVETTSGTFRGSMIYAACAPQVFNTFLDGTPIPCEPDASGSQLKINLLLDRLPRLRDGSTPPASAFAGTFHINQTATQLHDAWRQANRGEVPEVPPCEIYCHTLTDPSILGPELAGKHTLTLFGLHMPADVFDEPGAVEHAVGATFASLNSVLGEPIQAVIAHDANGRPCIEAKTPQDLEDAVGLPGGHIFHRPLQWPWAETVSEVGQWGVETPHPRLLLCGAGARRGGGVSGIPGRNAAAAVLGADALESPR, encoded by the coding sequence ATGAGTACCGGAGACGACGCGTCGTACGACGACATCGTGGTGGGCGCGGGACACAACGGCCTGACCGCTGCGGCCTACCTCGCTCGTGCCGGCCGGCGTGTGCTCGTCCTCGAGAAGGCCGACCACGTCGGCGGCGCCACGGTGTCGGCGACGCCGTTCGCCGGTCTCTCCGCGCGGTTGTCGCGGTACTCGTACCTGGTCTCGCTGATGCCGAGCCAGATCATCACCGACCTCGACCTCGACGTCACACTCATCCGACGGCGCTATTCGTCGTACACGCCCCTGCCGTCGGATCCGGCGCGCGGCATCCTCGTCGACAACCTCGATGACGATGCGACGGCCGCGTCGTTCCGGCGGGTGACCGGCTCCGACCTCGGTTTCACCGCGTGGCAGTCGTTCTACCGTCGGCTCGGCGTGGTCGCCGACCGCGTCTTCCCGACCATGACCCAGCCGTTGCGGACCGCCGCCGACATGCACGACCTCGTCGTCGGCCCAGACAAGTCCACCACCGACACGTCGACCGCCGAACTGTGGGAGGCGCTCACCACGCTGCCGCTGGGCACGCTGCTCCGTCAGTACTTCGACGACGACCTGATCCGCGGGATCGCCGCCACCGACGGACTCATCGGCACCTTCGCCGACCTCGATGATCCGTCCCTTCGCCAGAACATCTGCTTCCTGTACCACGTGATCGGCGGCGGAACCGGCGACTGGGACGTCCCGGTCGGCGGGATGGGCGCGGTGTCGGGTGCGCTCTACCAGGCGGCGACCTCGGCGGGAGCCGAGATCAGAACGGGCGTCGAGATCACCCGCGTCGATCCCGGCGACGGGACCGTCGAGACGACGAGCGGCACCTTCCGCGGTTCGATGATCTATGCCGCGTGCGCGCCGCAGGTGTTCAACACGTTCCTCGACGGGACGCCGATCCCCTGCGAGCCAGACGCCAGCGGGTCGCAACTCAAGATCAACCTCCTGCTCGACCGACTACCGCGACTCCGCGACGGGTCGACCCCGCCGGCGTCGGCATTCGCCGGGACCTTCCACATCAACCAGACCGCCACCCAGCTGCACGACGCGTGGCGGCAAGCGAATCGTGGTGAGGTGCCGGAGGTCCCGCCGTGCGAGATCTACTGCCACACGCTCACCGACCCGTCGATCCTGGGCCCGGAGCTCGCGGGCAAACACACGCTGACGCTTTTCGGGCTGCACATGCCAGCAGACGTGTTCGACGAACCCGGCGCCGTCGAACACGCCGTCGGCGCGACCTTCGCCTCGTTGAATTCGGTGTTGGGGGAACCGATCCAGGCGGTGATCGCGCACGATGCCAACGGCCGGCCGTGCATCGAGGCGAAGACCCCGCAGGACCTCGAGGACGCCGTCGGACTGCCCGGCGGGCACATCTTCCACCGGCCGTTGCAATGGCCGTGGGCCGAGACCGTGTCGGAAGTCGGCCAGTGGGGCGTGGAGACCCCGCATCCGCGACTTCTGTTGTGCGGCGCGGGCGCTCGTCGCGGCGGCGGGGTCAGCGGTATCCCGGGCCGTAACGCCGCTGCGGCAGTGCTGGGCGCGGATGCGCTCGAGTCGCCTCGTTAG
- a CDS encoding ABC transporter substrate-binding protein, which translates to MTDSPSGSVYSSVREQLPPRRPDVLDRRGFLRVAGVAGTALLGTSVLAACGGGSPDTVNTIKAAIAGEPDQLDPQKSSSYFTFEVLENVFDTLVEPDEQLQMRPALAESWEVSPDGLQWTFTLRDGVTFHNGDPLTAADVEYSFRRIIDEELSNAYKLEAIASITALDDRRVRFTVSAPTPNLLTSIGGFKGLAIVNRRNVESGEITTRPIGTGPFSFVSRSPGAFIVLASNPDYWGGAPAVDGVRYSFISQGTTAVSALRSGEIDWTDAIPAQQLSILRRDDTLDVGTVVANDYWYVTMNFDAPPFDDTRVRQAVAYAIDRDSIAQVVGYGTATPNELAIPSTSPWFAPYDRYTAGLDRDAAVANARDLLRQAGIRGLDMRLMVTTEYPETVTAAQVIASNLADVGIDVRIEQLDFGAWLDRQAAGDFDALLLGWLGNIDPDDFYYAQHHSEGTSNSQKYSNPEVDALLDRGRTELDVEARKRIYAEAASIIADDVSYLYLYNPSSTQAFVTQLRGYVVRPDKAIRFRDARLERS; encoded by the coding sequence ATGACCGATTCGCCGAGCGGGTCGGTGTATTCATCTGTGCGCGAGCAGCTTCCGCCGCGCAGACCCGACGTTCTCGATCGCCGCGGGTTCCTTCGCGTCGCCGGTGTCGCCGGAACCGCCTTGCTGGGCACGTCCGTGCTGGCCGCATGCGGTGGCGGGTCGCCGGACACCGTCAACACCATCAAGGCCGCCATCGCCGGTGAACCCGACCAGCTCGACCCGCAGAAGTCCAGTTCCTACTTCACCTTCGAAGTACTCGAGAACGTCTTCGACACCCTCGTCGAACCCGACGAGCAACTCCAGATGCGGCCGGCACTGGCCGAGAGCTGGGAGGTCAGCCCCGACGGCCTGCAATGGACGTTCACGCTGCGCGACGGGGTCACGTTCCACAACGGCGACCCGCTGACCGCAGCCGATGTCGAATACTCCTTCCGTCGGATAATCGACGAAGAACTGTCCAACGCATACAAACTCGAGGCCATCGCGTCGATCACCGCCCTCGACGACCGTCGGGTCCGGTTCACCGTCAGCGCGCCGACCCCCAATCTGCTGACGAGCATCGGCGGGTTCAAGGGACTGGCCATCGTCAACCGCCGCAACGTCGAATCCGGTGAGATCACGACCAGGCCGATCGGCACCGGGCCGTTCTCGTTCGTCTCCCGGTCGCCGGGCGCATTCATCGTGTTGGCGTCGAATCCCGACTACTGGGGTGGGGCACCCGCCGTCGACGGGGTCCGCTACAGCTTCATCTCACAGGGCACCACCGCGGTGTCCGCACTACGGTCGGGTGAGATCGATTGGACCGACGCCATTCCCGCCCAGCAGCTCAGCATCCTGCGCCGCGACGACACACTCGATGTCGGGACCGTGGTCGCCAACGACTACTGGTACGTCACGATGAACTTCGACGCCCCACCGTTCGACGACACCCGGGTCCGCCAGGCGGTCGCGTATGCGATCGACCGGGACTCGATCGCGCAGGTCGTCGGATACGGGACCGCGACGCCCAACGAGCTCGCGATCCCCTCGACCAGTCCCTGGTTCGCACCCTACGACCGCTATACCGCCGGACTCGACCGCGACGCCGCCGTCGCGAACGCCAGAGACCTGCTCCGGCAGGCCGGCATCCGCGGACTCGACATGCGCCTGATGGTGACCACCGAGTATCCCGAGACGGTGACGGCGGCGCAGGTGATCGCGTCGAACCTCGCCGACGTCGGGATCGACGTGCGGATCGAACAACTCGACTTCGGCGCATGGCTCGATCGCCAGGCCGCCGGCGACTTCGACGCCCTGCTACTGGGCTGGCTGGGCAACATCGACCCGGACGACTTCTACTACGCCCAACACCATTCCGAGGGCACGTCGAACTCGCAGAAGTACTCGAACCCCGAGGTCGACGCGCTGTTGGACCGGGGCCGAACCGAACTCGACGTCGAGGCCCGCAAGCGGATCTACGCCGAGGCCGCGAGCATCATCGCCGACGACGTGAGCTACCTCTACCTCTACAACCCGTCGTCGACCCAGGCTTTTGTGACGCAGCTCCGGGGATATGTCGTCCGACCCGACAAGGCCATCCGGTTCCGCGATGCCCGGCTGGAGAGGAGCTGA
- a CDS encoding GtrA family protein, whose product MSRPDPGDHVRDDDEPSHEDFATRHAPMPIELPLDDEEASTNVGLKTQLVRFVITGGFSGLLDFGLTILLQYGLDLPFWPAKSAGFILGTTVAYLLNRRWTFRAEPSMARFVSVVALYVVTYFVNVGIYTLLSHAWQETLLYSFAAYVVAQGTATVINFVVQRMVIFKIR is encoded by the coding sequence GTGTCTCGACCCGACCCTGGTGACCACGTCCGCGATGACGACGAACCGAGCCACGAGGACTTCGCCACACGCCATGCGCCGATGCCGATCGAGCTGCCCCTCGACGACGAAGAGGCGTCGACGAACGTCGGTCTGAAGACCCAGCTGGTGCGCTTCGTCATCACCGGCGGGTTCTCCGGGCTGCTGGACTTCGGGCTGACGATCCTCCTGCAATACGGCCTGGACCTGCCGTTCTGGCCCGCGAAATCCGCGGGGTTCATCCTCGGCACCACCGTCGCGTACCTGCTGAACCGTCGATGGACGTTCCGAGCCGAACCGAGCATGGCGCGGTTCGTGTCGGTCGTCGCGCTCTACGTGGTGACCTACTTCGTCAACGTCGGCATCTACACGCTTCTGTCGCATGCCTGGCAGGAAACGCTGCTGTACAGCTTTGCGGCGTACGTCGTCGCACAAGGCACCGCTACGGTCATCAACTTCGTCGTCCAGCGGATGGTCATCTTCAAGATCCGCTGA
- a CDS encoding winged helix-turn-helix transcriptional regulator, which translates to MRRASFAEMNCSIAQTLEIVGEWWTLLIVRDAMFGVTRFDEFSSRLGIARNVLTQRLDTLVEHEILAKEPYQDNPVRYDYRLTEKGRDLWTVLAALRQWGDRWTAEDGAPVVSTHSCGQTMTVEPTCSACGERIGTGELRVHPGPGATSDNPLAGLR; encoded by the coding sequence ATGCGCCGCGCCTCGTTCGCCGAGATGAACTGCTCGATCGCCCAGACGCTGGAGATCGTCGGCGAATGGTGGACGCTGCTGATCGTCCGGGACGCGATGTTCGGCGTGACGCGATTCGACGAGTTCTCGTCGCGGCTCGGGATCGCGCGCAACGTGTTGACCCAGCGGCTGGACACCCTCGTCGAACACGAGATCCTGGCGAAGGAGCCGTACCAGGACAACCCGGTGCGCTACGACTACCGCCTCACCGAGAAGGGCCGGGACCTCTGGACGGTTCTGGCCGCGTTACGTCAGTGGGGTGACCGGTGGACCGCCGAGGACGGCGCACCAGTGGTGTCGACGCACTCATGCGGCCAGACGATGACGGTCGAGCCGACGTGCTCCGCGTGCGGCGAGCGAATCGGCACCGGCGAACTACGCGTACACCCGGGCCCCGGCGCGACTTCGGACAATCCCCTCGCGGGGCTTCGCTGA